A section of the Citrus sinensis cultivar Valencia sweet orange chromosome 8, DVS_A1.0, whole genome shotgun sequence genome encodes:
- the LOC102611328 gene encoding methylsterol monooxygenase 2-2 — protein MASIIESGWRYLITHFSDFQLACLGSFFLHESIFFLAGLPFIYLERAGWLSKYKIQTKNNSPAAQEKCITRLLLYHFGVNLPVMIFSYPVFKYMGMQSSLPLPSWKVVLSQIIFYFILEDFVFYWGHRILHTKWLYKHVHSVHHEYATPFGLTSEYAHPAEILFLGFATIVGPAITGPHLMTLWLWMVLRVLETVEAHCGYHFPWSLSNFIPLYGGADFHDYHHRLLYTKSGNYSSTFVYMDWIFGTDKGYRKLKALKSFGIEDDPKQM, from the exons ATGGCTTCGATCATTGAATCTGGTTGGAGG TATCTCATCACACATTTCAGCGATTTTCAACTGGCGTGTCTAGGAAGTTTCTTTCTTCATGAAAGCATCTTTTTCTTAGCTGGACTTCCTTTTATATATCTTGAGAGGGCAGGATGGCTGAGCAAGTACAAAATTCAg acaaaaaataatagtcCTGCAGCCCAGGAGAAATGCATTACTCGGCTACTGCTGTATCACTTTGGTGTGAATTTACCTGTCATGATTTTCTCCTATCCTGTCTTCAAATACATGGGGATGCAAAGTAGTCTTCCTCTGCCGTCCTG GAAAGTGGTTCTATCACAGATAATATTCTACTTCATCCTGgaagattttgttttctactgGGGACATCGCATACTACACACGAAATGGTTGTACAAACACGTTCACAGTGTCCATCATGA ATATGCAACACCATTTGGGCTCACATCTGAATATGCTCACCCTGCTGAAATACTGTTCCTTGGCTTTGCTACCATTGTCGGTCCTGCCATCACTGGGCCCCATTTGATGACTCTCTGGTTGTGGATGGTGCTCAGAGTATTGGAGACTGTTGAGGCACATTGTGGTTACCATTTCCCATGGAGCCTCTCAAACTTTATACCTTTGTATGGGGG TGCTGATTTTCATGACTATCATCATCGTTTGCTCTATACCAAATCTGGCAATTATTCATCAACTTTTGTTTACATGGACTG GATATTTGGTACTGATAAGGGTTATAGAAAGCTGAAAGCACTAAAGAGTTTTGGAATTGAAGATGACCCCAAGCAGATGTAA